In one window of Agrobacterium larrymoorei DNA:
- a CDS encoding NAD-dependent epimerase/dehydratase family protein, producing MRVVITGSSGRVGRAIFNAIAGKHDVLGIDRTPFSTTHVVGDFADEKRLRSAFRNADAVIHTAALHAPHVGAVADSEFYRINVDGTRLVAEAAIAEGLKRIVFTSTTALYGYAISNHRCTWIDEDTLPQPKSIYHTTKLAAEQLLEEIASPIFNVRILRMSRSFPEPADAMAVHRLNRGVDIRDVADAHLLALTNSGAHFQRYIISATSPFTREDCSALETDAAALITSRIPFLAAEFNKRGWHLPSAIDRIYCNARAGEQLGWSSKRGFDEVLSQLDRRSLEVLPVTTSFLKCSE from the coding sequence GGTCGGGCAATCTTTAATGCGATTGCAGGTAAACACGATGTCTTGGGAATTGATCGAACACCTTTTTCAACGACTCATGTTGTGGGTGACTTTGCTGACGAAAAAAGGCTGAGGTCTGCTTTTCGAAATGCAGATGCCGTCATCCATACTGCGGCGCTTCACGCTCCACATGTGGGCGCAGTTGCGGACAGTGAATTCTATCGCATCAATGTTGATGGCACCCGCCTTGTTGCTGAGGCTGCTATAGCAGAAGGCTTAAAACGAATAGTCTTTACCAGTACGACAGCCCTCTATGGATATGCGATCTCAAATCATCGCTGCACATGGATAGATGAGGACACGCTGCCTCAGCCGAAGAGCATTTATCACACGACGAAGTTGGCTGCGGAGCAATTGCTTGAGGAGATTGCAAGTCCTATTTTTAATGTCCGTATCCTGCGCATGTCTCGCAGTTTTCCGGAGCCTGCCGATGCGATGGCTGTTCATCGGCTAAATCGCGGCGTTGACATTCGTGATGTCGCAGACGCCCATCTGCTCGCGTTGACAAATTCAGGTGCACATTTTCAGCGATATATCATTTCCGCAACAAGCCCGTTCACAAGGGAGGACTGCAGTGCCTTAGAGACAGACGCTGCTGCTCTCATTACCTCACGCATCCCTTTTCTTGCTGCTGAGTTCAATAAACGAGGATGGCACCTGCCCAGCGCTATCGACCGCATCTACTGCAATGCCCGGGCGGGTGAGCAGCTGGGATGGTCCTCGAAAAGGGGTTTCGATGAGGTGTTGTCGCAGCTGGACAGGCGAAGTTTGGAAGTGCTTCCCGTTACCACCAGTTTCCTGAAGTGTTCTGAATAG
- a CDS encoding DNA helicase, producing MKLSAPIFKLKHRAKTIARDTNIPLNEALNLVARNEGFPSWSALSSHVARLSLSAKLLTTLKNGDLLLLAGRPGEGKTTLALQLLLEAAREGRRAALFTLEYTSDEARRHLRALSKEDVKVAEAVEIATSNDISADYIVANLSNAMSGTVAVIDYLQLLDQQRTKPTLDHQVKQLAEFAKKSGITFGFISQVDRTFDDTTKKIPDVSDIRLPNQLDIKLFNKACFVHDGEAQLHTLT from the coding sequence ATGAAATTGTCAGCGCCGATTTTCAAACTTAAACACCGGGCAAAAACCATCGCTCGGGATACGAACATACCGCTGAATGAGGCACTCAACCTCGTTGCTCGTAATGAAGGTTTTCCAAGCTGGAGCGCACTTTCTTCACACGTGGCGCGGTTATCATTGTCTGCAAAATTACTGACCACATTGAAAAATGGGGACCTACTTTTGCTCGCTGGACGCCCGGGGGAAGGGAAAACAACCCTCGCCCTTCAACTACTTCTCGAAGCCGCTCGTGAAGGCAGACGAGCCGCGCTCTTCACGTTGGAGTACACTTCAGACGAAGCAAGACGACATTTGCGTGCACTGAGTAAAGAAGACGTAAAAGTTGCTGAGGCTGTAGAGATAGCTACGTCGAATGACATCAGCGCTGATTATATTGTCGCAAATCTATCCAATGCGATGTCAGGCACGGTCGCGGTCATCGACTACCTTCAACTTCTCGATCAGCAAAGAACAAAACCGACCCTTGATCACCAAGTAAAACAACTAGCCGAATTTGCAAAAAAATCAGGCATCACCTTCGGCTTTATCTCCCAAGTTGACAGGACTTTCGATGACACGACAAAAAAAATACCTGACGTTTCTGATATTCGCCTGCCAAACCAATTAGATATCAAACTGTTCAACAAAGCATGTTTTGTACACGATGGAGAAGCACAGCTTCACACATTGACCTGA